Proteins from one Niallia circulans genomic window:
- a CDS encoding galactokinase, translating to MNTNFPLLETFQSIFHTDVKPRTFFAPGRINLIGEHTDYNGGHVFPASISYGTYALATKRNDSKFRFYSANFSESGIIEVDSASLEYKRSDDWANYPKGMILHLQKAGYTIDSGADILFYGNIPNGAGLSSSASIELVTGVLLQGLFDLSIERIPMIQLGQKVENEYIGVNSGIMDQFAIGMGKKDAAILLNCQTLEYKYAPIQLANHVIMIINTNKQRTLAGSKYNERRSQCEAALSDLQSELKIESLGELTPEDFEKAQHLIKDPINQKRAKHAVYENARTLEALSELNNGNLTRFGELMNQSHTSLKDDYEVTGIELDTIVEAAWAQPGVIGARMTGAGFGGCAIAIVEKDKHEDFKKNINDIYKEKIGYEASFYTAAIGDGAKEL from the coding sequence ATGAATACAAATTTTCCTTTACTCGAAACATTTCAGTCGATTTTTCATACAGATGTGAAGCCACGGACGTTTTTTGCACCAGGCAGAATTAACCTGATTGGTGAACATACCGATTATAACGGCGGTCACGTCTTCCCTGCTTCTATTTCTTATGGAACATATGCCTTGGCAACAAAACGCAATGATTCTAAGTTTCGTTTTTATTCTGCGAACTTTTCTGAGAGCGGTATCATTGAAGTTGATTCAGCCTCATTAGAATACAAAAGGTCCGATGATTGGGCGAATTATCCGAAAGGAATGATTCTTCATTTACAAAAGGCTGGCTATACAATCGATTCAGGTGCAGATATCTTATTCTATGGAAATATTCCTAATGGTGCCGGACTATCCTCCTCTGCTTCTATCGAGCTGGTAACAGGCGTCCTTCTTCAAGGGCTTTTTGACCTCTCTATTGAAAGGATACCAATGATTCAGCTTGGTCAAAAGGTTGAAAATGAATACATTGGTGTTAACAGCGGAATCATGGACCAGTTTGCAATCGGAATGGGCAAAAAGGATGCTGCTATTCTGCTAAACTGCCAAACATTAGAATATAAATACGCACCAATTCAGTTAGCAAACCATGTTATTATGATTATCAATACAAATAAGCAGCGCACCCTTGCCGGTTCGAAATATAATGAACGCCGTTCGCAATGTGAAGCCGCATTGAGTGATTTGCAGTCAGAGCTTAAGATTGAAAGTTTAGGTGAATTAACACCAGAGGATTTCGAGAAGGCGCAGCATCTTATTAAAGATCCTATTAATCAAAAACGCGCTAAACACGCTGTCTATGAAAATGCGCGAACATTGGAAGCGCTCTCCGAACTAAATAACGGTAATTTAACTAGATTCGGTGAGCTCATGAACCAATCACACACAAGCCTTAAAGACGATTACGAAGTAACTGGTATAGAGCTGGATACAATTGTCGAAGCTGCCTGGGCGCAACCTGGAGTAATCGGTGCCCGTATGACTGGTGCTGGGTTTGGCGGTTGTGCGATTGCCATTGTGGAAAAGGATAAACACGAGGACTTCAAAAAGAATATTAATGACATCTATAAGGAAAAGATTGGCTATGAGGCTTCCTTTTACACAGCAGCTATTGGTGATGGAGCAAAAGAACTTTAA
- the galE gene encoding UDP-glucose 4-epimerase GalE, producing MSILVVGGAGYVGSHAVHQLHDSGEKVVVIDNLETGNKQALHPDVSFYEGDIRDIDFLRTVFTKEEIDAVIHFAANSLVGESMENPLKYYDNNVHGTQLLLQTMVEFNVKNIVFSSTAATYGEPKTVPITEDMPTNPANPYGETKRAMEKMMEWADKAYDIKYISLRYFNVAGARSTGEIGEDHDPETHLIPIILQAALNKRPSVMIYGDDYNTPDGTCIRDYIHVEDLIDAHLLALKYLKTGGSSDIFNLGSSQGFSVKELIAAAQKITGREIPTVIGPRRAGDPSTLIASSTKARLVLGWNPTRTSIEQIVSDAWSWHLSHPDGYLKEVNI from the coding sequence ATGAGCATTTTAGTTGTTGGCGGGGCAGGATATGTCGGTTCACATGCTGTCCATCAGCTCCATGACAGTGGAGAAAAAGTAGTTGTCATTGATAATTTGGAGACTGGCAACAAGCAGGCATTACATCCTGATGTAAGCTTTTATGAAGGAGATATACGCGATATTGATTTTCTTCGCACAGTGTTTACAAAGGAAGAAATTGATGCCGTTATTCACTTTGCCGCAAACTCACTTGTTGGAGAATCAATGGAGAATCCCCTTAAATATTATGATAATAATGTGCACGGAACGCAATTGCTTCTGCAGACTATGGTTGAATTTAATGTAAAAAACATTGTCTTTTCCTCAACAGCAGCAACCTATGGAGAACCAAAAACTGTGCCGATTACGGAGGATATGCCGACTAATCCCGCTAATCCATACGGAGAAACAAAGCGGGCGATGGAAAAAATGATGGAATGGGCCGATAAAGCGTATGACATAAAGTACATTTCTCTTCGTTATTTCAATGTGGCGGGCGCAAGAAGTACTGGTGAAATCGGTGAAGACCATGATCCTGAGACACATCTTATCCCAATTATCCTTCAGGCTGCATTAAACAAACGCCCTTCTGTCATGATATATGGTGATGACTATAATACGCCAGACGGCACATGCATTAGAGATTATATTCATGTGGAAGATCTTATCGATGCCCATTTATTAGCCTTAAAATATTTAAAAACGGGTGGAAGCAGTGATATTTTCAATCTCGGCAGCAGCCAAGGCTTTTCTGTTAAAGAGCTCATTGCTGCAGCACAGAAAATAACTGGGCGAGAAATCCCTACTGTGATTGGTCCGCGCCGGGCTGGTGATCCAAGCACCTTGATTGCAAGCTCCACTAAAGCAAGACTTGTGTTAGGCTGGAACCCAACACGCACTTCCATTGAGCAAATTGTGAGTGATGCCTGGAGCTGGCATTTGTCCCATCCGGACGGGTATTTAAAGGAAGTGAACATATGA
- a CDS encoding UDP-glucose--hexose-1-phosphate uridylyltransferase, with protein sequence MIFAYIDTLVLKAQEAKLMESADAIYARNQVLQLLKLDDYEETACEDLSMLTIADLIDLIVSYATAQGVIENLVDIKEILAANIMNCFLARPSDIRQTFYKKYKESPVAATEYFYELSKNSNYIQLNRIKNNISYKMDTDYGVMDITINLSKPEKDPEEIKRERAMKQDVKYPKCLLCKENEGYAGRIGHPARSNHRIIPLELAGETWNLQYSPYVYYNEHSIVFSDEHRDMKIDRHAFERLLLFTKQYPHYFIGSNADLPIVGGSILSHDHYQGGSYEFAMTRAAESFAFTLTGFPLIAASVLKWPMSVIRLKGKNIADLVDAGDFILKTWRGYTDKQANIHAYTDGVPHNTITPIARNRDGYFELDLVLRNNRTTEEHPLGIFHPHADVHHIKKENIGLIEVMGLAVLPPRLKEELHEITLLLHGKENTVHEYHQDWANNMVKEYGTISSLEEAEQIVRKELSKKFVRVLEDAGVFKERKSFQAFLDTLN encoded by the coding sequence ATGATATTCGCCTATATCGACACACTAGTTCTTAAAGCACAAGAGGCAAAGCTTATGGAGTCCGCAGATGCCATATATGCTAGAAACCAAGTGCTGCAGCTTTTAAAGCTTGATGATTACGAGGAAACAGCTTGTGAGGATTTATCTATGCTCACGATTGCTGACCTAATTGACCTTATCGTCTCCTATGCGACAGCTCAAGGTGTCATTGAAAATCTTGTAGATATAAAAGAAATTTTGGCTGCCAATATCATGAACTGTTTTTTGGCACGTCCCTCTGATATTAGACAAACCTTTTATAAGAAATATAAAGAATCTCCTGTTGCTGCAACGGAATATTTTTACGAACTGAGCAAGAACAGCAATTATATTCAATTGAATAGAATCAAAAACAATATTTCTTATAAAATGGATACAGACTATGGGGTTATGGACATTACGATTAATTTATCAAAGCCTGAAAAGGACCCGGAGGAAATTAAGCGGGAACGTGCGATGAAACAAGATGTCAAATACCCAAAGTGTCTGCTTTGTAAGGAAAACGAAGGATATGCAGGTCGAATCGGCCATCCTGCCAGATCGAACCACCGTATTATTCCATTAGAGCTTGCTGGTGAGACATGGAATTTACAATACTCACCATACGTTTATTATAATGAGCATAGCATCGTGTTCTCAGATGAACATAGGGATATGAAAATTGACCGCCATGCCTTTGAAAGGCTGCTGCTTTTTACAAAGCAGTATCCCCATTATTTCATAGGCTCTAACGCAGATTTGCCAATTGTCGGCGGTTCAATCCTCAGCCATGACCATTATCAAGGCGGTTCTTATGAGTTTGCGATGACAAGAGCAGCAGAAAGCTTTGCATTTACCTTGACAGGCTTTCCGCTGATTGCTGCATCTGTTCTGAAATGGCCAATGTCTGTCATCAGGCTAAAAGGAAAAAACATCGCAGACCTAGTCGATGCAGGAGACTTTATTCTCAAAACGTGGCGTGGATACACAGACAAACAAGCAAATATTCATGCATATACAGATGGCGTTCCGCATAACACAATTACGCCAATCGCGAGGAATCGGGATGGTTATTTTGAGCTAGACCTTGTTTTGCGAAATAATCGGACGACAGAGGAACATCCTCTTGGTATCTTCCATCCACATGCAGATGTTCATCACATCAAAAAGGAGAATATCGGTTTGATTGAGGTAATGGGTCTTGCTGTGCTTCCACCACGACTTAAGGAAGAGCTTCATGAAATCACATTGCTTTTACATGGCAAAGAAAATACCGTCCATGAATATCATCAAGACTGGGCAAATAACATGGTAAAAGAATATGGTACAATTTCGTCCTTAGAGGAAGCAGAACAAATTGTTCGTAAAGAGCTAAGTAAAAAGTTCGTTAGAGTACTTGAGGATGCAGGTGTCTTTAAAGAAAGAAAATCCTTTCAAGCCTTCCTCGACACATTGAACTAG